Proteins co-encoded in one Macrobrachium nipponense isolate FS-2020 chromosome 24, ASM1510439v2, whole genome shotgun sequence genomic window:
- the LOC135205788 gene encoding piggyBac transposable element-derived protein 4-like — MKRNIMNAPSAHVSVVNVNKVKLLVKMSKRRLTEEEIQFALEEDDDDYEPSDTDSDGTNDSSSDESQDDTVTEEEDLEAPTSPENNSYRRMEYVWTKDTTNFVPKHDIPDKHDCIVTMSVTRASSELDIFLRLFPKSLFLQIAHYTNERLDILAEKKKKNIQHTCLSELMVIFGCSLVMSYNRVPAMRMYWSRKSSLRNEKISESISRDRFQLVFSKLYFNNPCKPAESSKIFYVEDVVRCLKKTFLAARTDSTFQSIDESMTKFKGRSSMKQYLPMKPVKRGIKTWVRSDSNTGYVYDFNIYQGKETQVMEGTLGERVVKMLSETIRAPEVCLCFDRFFTSVRLMSSLPFAAVGLVCQIGRIFQSLTSNFNGESQRCTFVMKAFW, encoded by the exons ATGAAGAGAAATATAATGAACGCACCCAGCGCCCACGTGTCGGTTGTCAACGTCAACAAGGTAAAGCTTCTTGTAAAG ATGAGTAAAAGAAGGCTAACGGAAGAGGAAATACAATTTGCACTGGAAGAGGATGACGACGATTATGAACCATCAGATACTGACAGTGATGGAACAAACGATTCTTCTTCAGATGAATCACAGGATGATACAGTCAcagaagaggaagacctagaagCACCCACTAGCCCAGAAAATAATTCGTACAGACGTATGGAATATGTGTGGACTAAAGACACTACAAATTTTGTGCCTAAGCATGACATACCAGATAAGCATGACTGCATTGTAACTATGTCTGTAACAAGAGCTTCATCAGAGTTGGACATCTTCCTAAGATTATTTCCAAAGAGTCTTTTTCTACAAATAGCACATTACACTAACGAGAGACTTGATATTTtggctgaaaagaagaagaaaaatattcaacACACATGTCTCTCAGAGTTGATGGTAATCTTCGGATGCTCACTAGTGATGTCTTACAATCGAGTACCTGCCATGAGAATGTATTGGTCAAGAAAGTCCTCActaagaaatgagaaaataagcGAGTCAATTTCAAGGGATAGATTTCAACTAGTTTTTTCGAAACTGTACTTCAATAATCCATGTAAACCAGCAGAATCTTCCAAGATATTCTATGTAGAAGATGTGGTGAGGTgcttgaaaaaaacttttcttgcTGCAAGAACAGACAGCACATTTCAGTCCATAGATGAAAGCATGACAAAGTTCAAAGGACGTTCCAGCATGAAACAGTATTTGCCTATGAAACCAGTGAAACGAGGAATCAAAACCTGGGTAAGATCAGACTCAAATACTGGCTATGTGTATGACTTCAATATCTATCAAGGAAAGGAAACACAAGTTATGGAAGGAACTCTTGGTGAAAGAGTAGTCAAGATGCTTTCAGAAACAATAAGGGCACCAGAAGTATGCTTATGTTTCGACAGATTTTTCACATCTGTTAGACTCATGTCTTCACTCCCATTTGCAGCAGTTGGACTTGTATGCCAAATAGGAAGAATCTTCCAAAGCTTGACGTCAAACTTCAACGGGGAGAGTCAGAGATGTACGTTTGTAATGAAGGCATTCTGGTAG